From the genome of Mixophyes fleayi isolate aMixFle1 chromosome 2, aMixFle1.hap1, whole genome shotgun sequence, one region includes:
- the TOMM70 gene encoding mitochondrial import receptor subunit TOM70 has product MAASKPVEPQGGPGIPHWKLALAVGAPLLLGAGAVYLWSRHKSTKRDNQRRTPEGRASPVPSGGNSKPESNPPPEMGPLEKAQAAKNKGNKYFKASKYEQAIQCYTEAIGLCPPEKKVDLSTFYQNRAAAYEQLQTWKEVVQDCTKAVELNPRYVKALFRRAKAHEKLDNKKECLEDVTAVCILEGFQNQTSMLLADKVLKMLGKEKAKDKYKNREPLMPSPQFIKSYFSSFTDDIISQPLHKEEKSDEDKDKEGEAAVVKDKSGYLKAKQYMEEENYDKIISECTKEVEAKGKYMAEALLLRATFYLLIGNSTAAKPDLDQVVSIEDANVKLRANALIKRGSMYMQQQQPILSTQDFNMAADIDPQNADVYHHRGQLKILLDQVEEAVADFDECIRLRPDSALAQAQKCFALYRKAYTGSNPLQIKSAMKGFEDVIKKFPKCAEGYALYAQALTDQQQFGKADEMYDQCIDLEPDNATTYVHKGLLQLQWKQDLDKGLDLISKAIEIDNKCDFAYETMGTIEVQRGNLDKAIDMFNKAINLAKSEMEMAHLYSLCDAAYAQTEVARKYGLKPPTL; this is encoded by the exons ATGGCCGCCTCCAAGCCCGTGGAGCCGCAAGGCGGGCCCGGGATCCCCCACTGGAAGCTGGCCCTGGCCGTAGGGGCCCCGCTGCTCCTGGGAGCCGGAGCTGTCTATCTATGGAGCCGGCACAAGTCGACCAAGAGGGACAACCAGAGGAGAACACCGGAGGGGAGGGCCAGCCCGGTGCCGAGTGGGGGCAACTCCAAACCGGAGTCTAATCCGCCGCCGGAGATG GGTCCCTTAGAGAAAGCACAAGCTGCAAAGAACAAAGGTAACAAGTATTTTAAAGCTTCGAAATATGAACAAGCCATCCAGTGTTACACTGAGGCCATCGGCCTGTGTCCTCCAGAGAAGAAGGTGGATTTGTCTACTTTCTATCAGAACAGAGCTGCAGCCTATGAGCAGCTG CAAACATGGAAAGAAGTGGTTCAGGACTGTACTAAAGCAGTGGAGCTGAATCCCAGGTACGTGAAAGCCCTCTTCCGACGGGCAAAGGCACATGAAAAGCTTGACAACAAGAAGGAGTGCTTGGAAG ACGTCACTGCAGTGTGTATCTTGGAAGGATTCCAGAACCAGACCAGCATGCTACTTGCGGATAAAGTACTTAAGATGCTTGGGAAAGAAAAAGCCAAAGACAAATATAAG AACAGGGAGCCACTGATGCCTTCACCGCAGTTCATCAAATCCTATTTCAGCTCCTTCACTGACGATATCATCTCCCAGCCCCTCCACAAAGAAGAGAAGTCGGATGAGGATAAGGATAAAGAGGGAGAGGCCGCTGTGGTAAAGGACAA ATCTGGttatttaaaggcaaaacaatataTGGAAGAGGAGAACTATGACAAAATAATCAGTGAATGCACAAAGGAAGTGGAAGCCAAAGGCAAATACATGGCTGAAGCTTTACTACTGAGAGCCACTTTCTACCTGCTCATCGGAAACTCCACAGCTGCTAAACCTGACTTGGATCAGGTTGTTAGTATAGAAGATGCCAATGTTAAG TTACGTGCAAATGCCCTTATCAAACGAGGCAGTATGTACATGCAGCAGCAACAGCCCATCCTGTCCACTCAAGACTTCAACATGGCTGCAGACATAGACCCCCAGAATGCTGATGTCTACCACCACAGGGGGCAG CTAAAAATCCTCCTAGACCAAGTGGAGGAAGCGGTGGCGGACTTTGATGAATGTATCAGGCTGCGGCCAGATTCCGCTCTGGCCCAAGCACAGAAATGCTTTGCATTA TATCGTAAAGCATATACAGGTAGCAATCCTCTACAGATCAAATCAGCCATGAAAGGGTTTGAAGATGTCATTAAGAAGTTTCCAAAATGTGCAGAAGGCTACGCCCTTTACGCCCAG GCACTAACAGATCAGCAGCAGTTTGGAAAAGCAGATGAGATGTACGATCAATGCATAGATCTTGAACCAGACAATGCCACAACATATGTTCATAAAGG TTTACTTCAACTGCAGTGGAAGCAAGATCTTGATAAAGGCTTAGATCTCATCAGCAAGGCCATTGAAATAGATAACAAATGTGACTTTGCCTATGAGACAATGGGCACAATAGAAGTTCAGAG GGGAAATTTGGACAAAGCCATTGACATGTTCAATAAAGCCATTAATCTGGCTAAGTCTGAAATGGAAATGGCGCATCTCTACTCACTATGTGACGCCGCTTACGCTCAGACCGAGGTCGCCAGGAAATACGGCTTGAAGCCTCCAACACTGTAA